In the Pogoniulus pusillus isolate bPogPus1 chromosome 4, bPogPus1.pri, whole genome shotgun sequence genome, one interval contains:
- the RASSF9 gene encoding ras association domain-containing protein 9, with product MAPFGRNLLKTRHKNRSPNKDMASNEREIVVWVCQEEKIVCGLTKRTTCAEVVQALLEDHQTTFGDKKVLFGKHSDYCIVEKWRGSERVLPPLTKILRLWKAWGEEQCNLHFVLVKSDAFLSFPLWKTAEAKVVQNVEKQWELSPANYMKMLPIDKQKKIVRKTFRKLAKLKQDSVQQERDNMETLIHLIISQDHTIHQQVLRMKELDMEIERCEAKFHLDRVANDGENYVQDSYLMIYPSEAEQQGRRPDDPKEVHDYLSKSEGILQVEERLKHHKQLIEKLCAEIEREVHGKCTERNGDDDRAEGTANAELESSSLESVKYELEKSVKDGLRINSYLSCIQKELTYRDSLLQKKEKEYELLTEEFNLLHAKDNVETRGPSSEEPSKGSDVSSSSTVVPDFVHRVTTLDINDTDSDTGISSTHSQDSEITSGELVLLST from the coding sequence GTCTCCCAACAAGGACATGGCTTCAAACGAAAGAGAgattgtggtttgggtttgccaGGAAGAAAAGATCGTGTGCGGCCTGACAAAGCGCACAACTTGTGCAGAGGTGGTTCAGGCGCTGCTGGAGGACCATCAGACAACATTTGGAGACAAGAAAGTCCTCTTTGGCAAACACAGCGATTACTGCATTGTTGAAAAATGGAGAGGCTCGGAGCGAGTTCTTCCTCCCTTGACCAAGATCCTGAGACTTTGGAAGGCCTGGGGGGAGGAGCAGTGTAATTTACATTTTGTGTTGGTGAAGTCAGatgctttcctctcctttccattATGGAAGACAGCTGAAGCTAAGGTAGTACAAAATGTAGAAAAACAGTGGGAGCTCAGTCCAGCAAATTACATGAAGATGTTGCCAATAGACAAGCAAAAGAAAATTGTGAGAAAGACTTTCCGGAAACTGGCCAAGCTTAAACAGGACAGTGTGCAGCAAGAGAGAGATAATATGGAAACACTGATTCATCTGATCATTTCTCAAGATCATACCATCCATCAGCAAGTCCTTAGAATGAAGGAACTAGACATGGAAATTGAAAGATGTGAAGCAAAATTCCATCTAGATCGTGTGGCCAACGATGGGGAAAATTATGTGCAGGACTCTTATCTGATGATCTATCCAAGTGAGGCCGagcagcaagggagaaggcCAGACGATCCAAAAGAAGTGCATGACTACTTGAGCAAAAGCGAGGGAATTTTACAGgttgaagagagactgaagcaTCATAAGCAGTTAATAGAGAAGCTGTGTGCTGAAATTGAGAGAGAGGTGCATGGTAAATGCACGGAAAGAAACGGAGATGATGATCGCGCAGAAGGAACTGCCAACGCTGAGCTGGAGAGCTCCAGTTTGGAAAGCGTAAAATACGAGCTGGAAAAGAGCGTGAAAGATGGTCTGAGAATCAACTCATACCTAAGCTGCATTCAGAAAGAGCTTACCTACAGAGACTCGCTGCTtcaaaagaaggagaaagaatatGAACTTCTTACAGAAGAATTTAATTTACTACATGCAAAAGACAACGTTGAAACCAGGGGTCCATCCAGTGAAGAACCGTCCAAAGGCAGTGACGTCTCCAGTAGCAGCACTGTTGTGCCTGACTTTGTTCATAGAGTGACTACTCTGGACATAAATGATACAGACTCGGACACTGGAATCAGCTCCACGCACAGTCAGGACTCGGAAATAACTTCAGGGGAGTTGGTACTGTTGTCGACATAG